Proteins encoded by one window of Alphaproteobacteria bacterium:
- a CDS encoding cytochrome b/b6, with the protein MTITKWIDDRLPVFTFIKKGLGDYPTPKNLNYLWNFGSLAGITLVIMIISGIFLAMHYVPHVDNAFDSVERIMRDVNGGWLIRYIHMNGASMFFIVVYIHMLRGLYYGSYKSPRELLWILGVVILLLMMATAFMGYVLPWGQMSFWGATVITNLFSALPFGDSIVHWLLGGFSVGNPTLNRFFALHYLFPFIIVAVSCLHMVALHQFGSNNPVGIDRQKPNDSIPFHPYYTIKDLFGLGVYLCIYAFFVFFAPNFFGEPDNYIMANPLMTPPHIVPEWYFLPFYAILRSIPSKLGGVLAMFGAVFVLFILPWLDTNPIRSARFRPIYKHLFWVFVVNCFVLGWIGAKPPEGIYLTIGRLATAYYFIHFLILLPLLGKIEPRPTLPTSLD; encoded by the coding sequence ATGACCATAACAAAGTGGATTGATGATCGCTTACCCGTATTTACATTCATAAAAAAAGGACTGGGGGATTATCCAACACCAAAGAATTTAAATTATTTGTGGAATTTTGGATCCCTGGCTGGGATTACCCTGGTCATTATGATCATCAGCGGCATATTCCTGGCGATGCATTATGTGCCCCATGTTGACAACGCATTCGATAGTGTCGAACGGATCATGCGCGATGTGAACGGGGGATGGTTAATTCGATACATCCATATGAACGGTGCATCGATGTTTTTCATTGTCGTTTACATCCATATGCTAAGGGGGCTTTATTATGGATCCTACAAATCCCCGCGTGAATTACTGTGGATATTGGGGGTCGTGATTCTTTTGTTGATGATGGCAACAGCCTTTATGGGATACGTCCTTCCCTGGGGACAGATGAGCTTTTGGGGCGCCACTGTAATCACTAATTTATTCTCAGCCCTCCCATTTGGGGATTCGATCGTCCATTGGTTATTGGGCGGCTTTTCTGTTGGCAATCCAACGCTGAATCGTTTTTTTGCCCTGCATTATTTATTTCCATTTATCATTGTTGCTGTAAGCTGCCTTCATATGGTCGCATTACACCAATTCGGATCCAATAATCCGGTCGGTATTGATCGACAAAAACCCAACGACAGCATCCCCTTTCACCCCTATTACACGATTAAGGACTTGTTTGGATTGGGTGTATATTTGTGTATCTATGCCTTTTTTGTTTTTTTTGCCCCTAATTTTTTTGGGGAACCTGACAACTATATCATGGCTAACCCGTTGATGACGCCGCCCCATATTGTGCCAGAATGGTATTTTCTGCCTTTTTATGCAATCTTACGATCAATCCCCAGCAAGCTGGGTGGCGTTTTGGCAATGTTCGGGGCTGTCTTTGTGCTTTTTATCCTTCCCTGGTTGGATACCAATCCCATCCGGAGCGCGCGATTCCGCCCCATATACAAGCATTTATTTTGGGTCTTTGTCGTGAATTGTTTCGTGTTGGGATGGATCGGCGCAAAACCCCCTGAAGGGATCTACCTAACCATTGGGCGCCTTGCAACGGCTTATTATTTCATCCACTTTTTGATTTTATTACCCCTGTTGGGAAAAATAGAGCCAAGACCAACCCTTCCCACAAGTTTGGATTAA